From a region of the Equus przewalskii isolate Varuska chromosome 2, EquPr2, whole genome shotgun sequence genome:
- the GPR157 gene encoding G-protein coupled receptor 157 — translation MPSPAPPTELVPSERAVVLLSCALSALGSGLLVATHALWPDLRSQARRLLLFLSLADLLSAASYFYGVLQDFSGPSWDCVLQGALSTFANTSSFFWTVAIALYLYLSIVHAARGPRAGRLLWAFHIVSWGVPLAITVAAVALKKIGYDASDVSVGWCWIDLEAEDYILWMLLTGKLWEMLAYVTLPVLYLLIRKHINRAHEALSEYRPIVSEAHQLQRHTSVADKKLVLIPLIFIFLRVWSTVRFVLTLCGSPAVRTPVLVVLHGIGNTFQGGANCIMFVLCTRAVRTRLFSLCCFCCSPQPSATSPAGPPKAPASSKPGQPQGPTRTPDELPST, via the exons ATGCCGTCGCCCGCGCCGCCCACCGAGCTGGTGCCGTCGGAGCGCGCCGTGGTGCTGCTGTCGTGCGCGCTCTCCGCGCTCGGCTCGGGCCTGCTGGTGGCCACGCACGCCCTGTGGCCCGACCTGCGCAGCCAGGCGCGGCGCCTGCTGCTCTTCCTGTCGTTGGCCGACCTGCTCTCGGCCGCCTCCTACTTCTACGGGGTGCTGCAAGACTTCTCGGGCCCCTCGTGGGACTGCGTGCTGCAGGGTGCGCTCTCCACCTTCGCCAACACCAGCTCCTTCTTCTGGACGGTGGCCATCGCCCTCTACCTGTACCTCAGCATCGTCCACGCCGCGCGTGGGCCCCGGGCCGGCCGCCTGCTCTGGGCCTTCCACATCGTCAG CTGGGGAGTTCCGCTGGCCATCACCGTGGCAGCTGTCGCTCTAAAGAAGATCGGCTACGACGCCTCGGACGTGTCCGTGGGCTGGTGCTGGATCGACCTGGAGGCGGAGGACTACATCCTGTGGATGCTGCTCACCGGGAAGCTGTGGGAGATGCTGGCCTACGTCACGCTGCCCGTGCTCTACCTGCTCATCAGGAAGCACATAAACAGAGCG CACGAGGCGCTCTCTGAGTACCGGCCCATCGTCTCCGAGGCGCACCAGCTTCAGCGCCACACCTCCGTGGCCGATAAGAAGCTGGTCCTCATCCCGCTCATCTTCATTTTCCTCCGGGTCTGGAGCACCGTGCGATTCGTCCTGACCCTCTGTGGCTCCCCAGCGGTGCGGACGCCGGTGCTGGTCGTCCTGCAT GGTATCGGGAACACGTTTCAGGGAGGCGCCAACTGCATCATGTTCGTCCTCTGCACCCGTGCCGTCCGGACCcggctcttctctctctgctgcttctgctgctcccCGCAGCCTTCTGCCACGAGCCCGGCTGGCCCTCCCAAGGCTCCTGCATCATCCAAGCCGGGGCAACCTCAGGGCCCCACACGGACCCCAGACGAACTTCCAAGCACCTGA